In a genomic window of Nostoc sp. UHCC 0870:
- a CDS encoding MotA/TolQ/ExbB proton channel family protein gives MDILNLFQEGGPAMWPLLALSILALSVIFERLWFWARILTQEKEIVERVLDAAQDNWEVAADIAQRATDQPIGRFLYAPLNLQKSDTETFRLALESSAEDEIAGMRRGEKLLEAVIALAPLLGLLGTVLGLIDSLKSINIGDIAAGGGATATRGIGQSLISTAAGLIVAIVSLVFYRLFQSFVVNQVKVFRKAGNELELFYRQFPSHFSNKTSALVSETSRDSFTPPNKPSTSRFPQPPEPPNQS, from the coding sequence GATATTTTAAATTTGTTTCAAGAAGGCGGGCCAGCCATGTGGCCTTTACTGGCTCTGTCGATTTTAGCTTTGAGTGTGATTTTTGAAAGGCTTTGGTTCTGGGCGCGAATTTTGACGCAAGAAAAGGAAATAGTTGAGCGTGTACTGGATGCAGCCCAAGATAATTGGGAAGTAGCGGCGGATATTGCTCAAAGGGCAACAGACCAACCCATCGGGCGTTTTCTCTATGCTCCCTTAAATTTACAAAAAAGTGATACAGAAACCTTTCGCCTAGCACTAGAATCTAGCGCAGAAGATGAAATAGCAGGGATGCGGCGTGGTGAAAAGCTTTTAGAAGCTGTGATTGCCCTTGCGCCTCTGTTGGGACTATTGGGTACAGTTTTGGGTTTAATCGATTCTTTGAAGTCAATTAACATCGGCGATATTGCCGCAGGGGGCGGTGCAACAGCTACTAGAGGTATTGGCCAATCCTTAATTAGTACAGCAGCAGGTCTAATTGTAGCGATCGTTAGTTTGGTATTTTACAGATTATTTCAAAGTTTTGTAGTCAATCAAGTCAAGGTTTTTCGTAAAGCGGGGAATGAATTGGAATTATTCTACCGCCAGTTTCCATCGCATTTTAGCAACAAGACCTCAGCACTTGTCTCAGAAACTTCACGAGATAGTTTCACTCCACCCAATAAACCAAGTACCAGCAGGTTTCCTCAACCACCAGAACCACCAAATCAAAGTTGA
- a CDS encoding ExbD/TolR family protein — MKVNLHTQIEEAQVQIIPLIDVIFCILTFFLLAALQFTRQQAINVELPQASTATATGINSAGGSQIVTIDAIGNIYIEQQIVQRAELEQKLREFLQANPNGVLILNASRTATYNDVIETLDVLRQVGGDRVSLGIIPNSSPPSTIPPYFPTNPNFPVAPGTVPIPETNPNLPTSPNQFSIPTNPNQPPTGQDISPVVPNVPAPQVPAATPENAN, encoded by the coding sequence ATGAAAGTTAATCTACATACTCAAATTGAAGAAGCTCAAGTTCAGATTATTCCCTTAATTGATGTTATTTTTTGCATCTTGACATTTTTTCTATTAGCAGCTTTGCAATTTACCAGACAACAGGCGATAAATGTTGAGTTACCGCAAGCCAGCACAGCTACGGCTACTGGGATAAATTCAGCAGGTGGTAGCCAAATTGTGACGATTGATGCTATCGGGAATATTTATATAGAACAACAAATAGTACAAAGAGCAGAATTAGAACAAAAGTTAAGGGAGTTTTTGCAAGCTAACCCTAACGGTGTTTTGATTTTGAATGCTTCACGCACAGCAACTTACAATGATGTCATTGAAACATTAGATGTGTTACGACAAGTGGGAGGCGATCGCGTATCCTTGGGGATTATACCTAATTCATCCCCACCTAGCACCATTCCACCTTATTTCCCTACAAATCCTAATTTCCCAGTTGCCCCTGGTACAGTACCAATCCCAGAAACTAACCCCAACTTACCGACAAGCCCTAATCAATTTTCTATACCAACAAACCCCAATCAACCACCCACGGGGCAAGATATTTCACCAGTAGTTCCCAATGTACCAGCACCTCAAGTGCCTGCTGCAACACCTGAGAATGCTAATTAG
- the psb29 gene encoding photosystem II biogenesis protein Psp29 yields the protein MNNVRTVSDTKRTFYSLHTRPINTIYRRVVEELMVEMHLLLVNVDFSYNPIYALGVVTTFDRFMEGYTPERDKESIFNAICQAVEQDPQHYKQEAEKLKAIVQNLSANDLVAWLNQTNHLQQDADLQAQLQAIANNSNFKYSRLFAIGLFSLLEISDPELVKDEKKRNEALKTIAEGLHLSDEKLSKDLDLYRSNLDKMTQALIVMADMLSADRKKREQRQQQLSTPVTPPTSNE from the coding sequence GTGAATAACGTCCGTACTGTCTCTGATACAAAGCGAACTTTCTACTCTCTGCATACCCGACCGATTAACACAATTTATCGTCGAGTGGTAGAGGAATTAATGGTAGAAATGCACCTACTGTTAGTAAATGTAGATTTTAGCTACAATCCTATTTATGCCTTGGGCGTTGTCACTACCTTTGACCGCTTCATGGAAGGCTATACACCCGAACGGGATAAAGAATCGATTTTTAATGCTATATGTCAGGCTGTAGAGCAAGACCCACAACACTATAAGCAGGAAGCTGAAAAGTTAAAAGCTATAGTCCAAAACTTATCAGCTAATGATTTAGTGGCGTGGCTTAATCAAACTAATCATTTACAGCAAGACGCTGACTTGCAAGCACAACTGCAAGCGATCGCGAACAATTCTAACTTTAAATACAGTCGGTTATTTGCGATCGGTTTGTTTTCTTTGCTGGAAATTTCAGATCCTGAACTAGTTAAAGACGAAAAGAAACGGAATGAAGCACTTAAAACAATTGCTGAAGGCTTACATCTGTCCGATGAAAAACTAAGTAAGGATTTAGACTTATACCGTTCTAACTTAGACAAGATGACACAAGCACTGATTGTGATGGCTGATATGCTATCAGCCGATCGCAAAAAGCGTGAACAACGTCAACAACAATTGAGTACCCCAGTAACTCCCCCAACTTCTAATGAGTAG
- a CDS encoding phage holin family protein: MNQIVTLLIVWVVTSISLLIISKLPLGVEVDTPQKAVISAAILGIVTAIVRPILRLIFVVPDILTFNFLSGVFTFMIAVICFSIAAWLVEGFRLRFGIWSAVLGAFALTLINSFIYKLLGIF; this comes from the coding sequence ATGAATCAAATTGTGACACTGTTAATTGTTTGGGTAGTCACATCTATCAGCTTGTTAATTATCAGTAAGTTGCCTTTAGGTGTTGAAGTTGACACTCCACAAAAAGCGGTTATTTCCGCAGCTATTTTAGGTATTGTCACGGCAATAGTCAGACCAATTTTACGCTTGATATTTGTTGTACCCGATATACTCACGTTTAACTTTTTATCGGGTGTTTTCACATTTATGATTGCCGTGATTTGTTTTAGTATTGCTGCTTGGTTAGTAGAGGGTTTTCGCCTGCGCTTCGGTATTTGGAGTGCTGTATTAGGTGCATTTGCCCTGACTCTCATCAACAGCTTTATTTACAAGTTATTAGGTATTTTCTAG